In Curtobacterium sp. L6-1, a genomic segment contains:
- a CDS encoding alpha/beta hydrolase yields MNDDATASEQTAADAEIRSGTVLPARRTDIELVTDDHLTLVGELAEPLDRPARGILVTLHPLPTAHGFMDSHVLKKAAARLPELADIAVLRFNFRSVTSPRGTSEGSFGDGVSEGFDLRAAVHEVVDRGLPTPWLVGWSFGTEVILKHAREHVDAGHVAGVVLLSPPLHRTSDDELRRWADVGVPVVALVPEHDDFLQPEEAARRFAIAPTVRVVPVAGAKHLWVGEKYVRIVLDALADLVVPGTAPLPTTWSDPSA; encoded by the coding sequence ATGAACGACGACGCGACCGCGTCCGAGCAGACCGCGGCAGACGCCGAGATCCGGTCGGGAACCGTGCTGCCCGCACGCCGCACGGACATCGAGCTGGTCACCGACGACCACCTGACGCTCGTGGGGGAGCTGGCCGAACCGCTCGACCGCCCCGCGCGGGGGATCCTGGTCACGCTGCACCCCCTGCCGACCGCGCACGGTTTCATGGACTCGCACGTGCTCAAGAAGGCGGCTGCACGGTTGCCGGAGCTCGCCGACATCGCCGTGCTGCGCTTCAACTTCCGCTCGGTCACCTCGCCCCGGGGCACGTCGGAAGGCTCGTTCGGTGACGGCGTGTCCGAGGGCTTCGACCTGCGCGCCGCCGTGCACGAGGTCGTCGACCGCGGCCTGCCGACGCCCTGGCTGGTCGGCTGGTCCTTCGGGACCGAGGTGATCCTCAAGCACGCCCGCGAACACGTCGATGCCGGGCACGTCGCGGGCGTCGTCCTCCTGTCCCCGCCGCTGCACCGGACGTCCGACGACGAACTGCGTCGGTGGGCGGACGTCGGTGTCCCGGTCGTCGCACTCGTCCCCGAGCACGACGACTTCCTGCAGCCGGAGGAGGCCGCACGACGGTTCGCGATCGCTCCCACCGTGCGGGTCGTCCCGGTTGCGGGCGCGAAGCACCTGTGGGTGGGGGAGAAGTACGTGCGGATCGTCCTCGACGCCCTGGCCGACCTCGTCGTGCCGGGCACCGCACCCCTGCCCACGACCTGGTCCGACCCCTCCGCCTGA
- a CDS encoding transglycosylase SLT domain-containing protein yields the protein MIRNRTAATPVVRPTSAPQTEQHHAPVVAPVSVAANRVSDAAAARAAAAPTATRVVRRARARSVAPTKPTTPRSFNGFIRQRSTIPALSFFAVSAFVGGSLFNPMQTDAASAAPVLAPAPISTPQQFSAHGTYGDFDAARDGFDVTKPAPKPTPTPTPTPMATAEADADAATTDTTTTETAAPQQAAPAVPAVATPDPGSAQAIAQQMVAARGWGNDQFSCLVSLWNKESGWRVNAYNPSGAYGIPQSLPGSKMASVGADWQTNPATQITWGLNYITGVYGTPCGAWAHSVSYNWY from the coding sequence ATGATCCGCAACCGCACGGCGGCGACCCCGGTCGTCCGCCCGACCTCGGCACCGCAGACGGAGCAGCACCACGCGCCCGTCGTCGCACCGGTGTCCGTGGCCGCCAACCGCGTCTCCGACGCCGCAGCCGCGCGCGCCGCTGCCGCTCCGACCGCCACCCGCGTGGTCCGTCGTGCCCGCGCCCGTTCGGTCGCCCCGACGAAGCCGACGACCCCGCGGTCGTTCAACGGCTTCATCCGCCAGCGCTCGACGATCCCCGCGCTGTCCTTCTTCGCCGTGTCGGCCTTCGTCGGCGGGTCGCTCTTCAACCCCATGCAGACCGACGCCGCCTCGGCCGCGCCGGTGCTCGCCCCGGCGCCGATCTCGACCCCGCAGCAGTTCTCCGCACACGGCACGTACGGCGACTTCGACGCGGCACGCGACGGGTTCGACGTGACGAAGCCTGCGCCGAAGCCCACGCCGACGCCAACGCCGACGCCCATGGCGACCGCCGAGGCCGACGCTGACGCCGCCACCACCGACACTACGACGACCGAGACGGCCGCGCCGCAGCAGGCCGCGCCGGCCGTGCCCGCGGTCGCGACGCCCGATCCGGGCAGTGCACAGGCCATCGCCCAGCAGATGGTCGCCGCGCGCGGGTGGGGCAACGACCAGTTCAGCTGCCTCGTCTCCCTCTGGAACAAGGAGTCCGGCTGGCGGGTGAACGCCTACAACCCGAGCGGTGCGTACGGCATCCCGCAGTCGCTCCCGGGCAGCAAGATGGCCTCGGTCGGCGCCGACTGGCAGACCAACCCGGCCACGCAGATCACCTGGGGCCTGAACTACATCACGGGCGTGTACGGCACCCCCTGCGGCGCCTGGGCGCACAGCGTCTCCTACAACTGGTACTGA